From the Oryctolagus cuniculus chromosome 17, mOryCun1.1, whole genome shotgun sequence genome, the window tctcatcatcaacaagctttctcagttagccaaggctgtggtgttctagctgctttttttcatacttgaccatcagtggacaggaaaagtgctagcattttctggagccatgtgcaaccaaggctataaaaacctgaaagcaattGTTACACTGGAGTTCATTATTGGAAGTCCTCAGGAGTTTAGACAAAGCAGGCCAGCTCACTTGTGTCGTGACTCATAAGCGATGGTCCTTAATGcattcttaaagacttacttatttattcgaaaggcagaaatacatgtagggtttttttttttttttttttttttgccagagtgttttggctttccatgcctgtaatactctcatgggcttttcagctagatccgtgtgccttaagggctgattctgaggccagagtgctgtttaggacatctgccattctatgggtctgctgtgtatctcacttcccatgctggatcgttctctcccttttttattctatcagctagtatttgcagacactagtcttgtttatgtgctccctttggctcttagtcctatcattatgatcaatttgaacagaaattgatcaccggaactagtgagatggcattggtacatgccaccttgatgggattgaattggaatcccctggtatgtttctatgtgggtgcaaactgttgaaatctttacttaatatatgctaaactgatcttctgtatataaagagaattgaaaatgaatcttgatgtgaatggaagggggagggagagggaaaggggagggttgcgggtgggagggaagttatgggggggggagccattgtaatccataagctgtactttggaaatttatattcattaaataaaagttaaaaaaaagaagaaaaaagaaatgcagaaatacagagagagagaaagatcttccatctgctggttcctagctcaaaagaccacaacagccagggcttggccaggccaaagtcaggagtcggagcttattctgaatcatgtgggagcaggagcccaagcacttggaccatcctctgctgctttcccaagtgcattagcagggagctggaccagaagcggagcagctgggacttgaaccagtgcctataagggatgctgacactgcaggtgaaggcttaacctgctacagcacagcgctggcccctttattgcatattaatgtgcaatggtctttaatacttaaatattatctagtaagaataagttatacctcaggtcattagcaatttcaaaagattttccaatattttttaaaattttatttatttatttgacagataagagttatagacagtgagagagagacacagagaaaaaagccttccgatggttcactccccaaatggctggagctgcactgatcgaagccaggagccaggtgcttctttccagtctcccatgcgggtgcagggcccaaggacttgggccatcttccactgctttcccaggccatagcagagagctggatcaaaagcagagcagctggcactagaaccagcgcccatatgagatgccggtgctgcaggtgaaggattaacctactgcaccatggtgccggccccagatttgccaatatttttgaaaataatgatttggggcccagcgctgtggtatagtgggctgtctccacctgcggtgccagcatcccatatgggcaccagatccagtcctggcttctccttttctgatccatctctctgctatggcctgggaaagcagtagatgacctaagtgcttgagcttctgcacctgcatgggagacccggaagaagctcctggctcctggcttcagattggcccagctctggccattgaggccatttgggacgtgaaccagcttaagatggaagatctttgtctctgtctctccctttctgtgtttgtaactctacctctcaaataaataaaaatcttctaaaaaataaatattttatcactgacatcatccctagtgcatccattttagtaagcagcaaaactacaacattctctatgcaagatgcagtgttcctgccagaaatggtccctagtggggctggtgttgtggcataaggtgaagttgtctgtgatgctggcatcccatatgggagtgccagttcaagtcccagctgctccacttcccatccagctccttgctaatgaacctgggaaagcagcacaggatgaccaaagtgcttgaccccctgccacccaggagagacctgaatatagttcctggctcctggctcctggctcctgacttcaacccagcccaaccccagctgcggtggccatttggggcatgaaccagtggctggaagacttattcacgttcattctttctctctctctccctccctctccctctccctccactcattctctctctctcctgcacccaaccatcactctgcctttcaaataaataaaactttttaaaaaaaatcttagccactcaaaaaaataaatgttccctggtgattatattcagtattggtcttagaaggataaattgaggtgcatgctgtaaaacaactgatttgaatgcctcaaaaatcccaatgccatgaaacactgcaaaaaaggaacagttctaaactgaagaaaattaaagagccatgaaaataaaatgcaatgcctgatttaaaagtagccaagacatgtttgggacaactgagagcacctgcatgtggaccacaatagacggtgatgttaatgttaaagctgactgggtgataatagtgttgtggatatgcaggagaatgcctttgttcttaggagacgcagacttcaggtttagcaagaaaaggtcatcatatctacagctcattctcaaatggtttgtccaagaagtgcatagagacacacacgtggaaagtgaatgtggcaaaatgttagcaacagttgaatctaagtgagagaacatgtaaactcatgacaccaatctttcggatatttttgtaggcttgaaaattttcaaaatacgaagttaggggtagaaaggacttaacgaaaatttcctgttagaattgaagtctagtaaaacactagcttagcattctgagtgcattctttcttttttttttgttttgttttgtttttaacttttatgtaatgaatataaatttccaaagtacgatttatggattacaatggcttcccccccataccgtccctcccacccacaaccctcccctttcccactccctctccccttccattcacatcaagattcattttcgaatatcttaatatacagaagatcagcttagtatacattaagtaaggatttcagcagtttgctcccacacagaaacataaagtgaaaaataatagatgatttttttaaatgatgatgaaatcagatcagacctattgtcatgtttaatcccagtgagagtcaagttgggagttgataatttctttttttttctttctatatgaagctttccctggacccaaagaagtaacattagtcatctgtaacaactcaaccattggttattctattggttagaaagagcctggcccactacgtgtaacctaccatagtttatctattcacctatttgtgaacacttaggttgttccaatttgggggtattagaaatgaagctgtttgcacttaccccccctgtaggaactctgtccttaatgagctgtactatgagaattaactgcaaaacttgttctcaaacagtactttttatgttgtggggtggggggttggtgcaaagtgttgaaatctttacttagtatagagttgctcttttgtatataaagtcaatcaaaagtgaatcttaatgaagaatgggatgggagagggagtaggaggtaggacgggagtgggggtgggagggcaggtatggaggaaaaaacactatattcctaaagttgtacctatgaaattggcattcattacataaaagctttaaaaaataaaacaaataaaaattaaactgtttacgatggcaggcatttggtgcagccgttaagccactacctgggatactccaatcccacatcagaatgcctggatccaagtcccggctctgctccaccctagcttcctgctaacatgtaccctggaaggcagtgggtgatgccccaaggacttgagttcttgctcctcacatggaaaaccaaactagtttctgagctcctggctttggcctggcccagccctgcatgtcgcagacatttggggagtaaactacctaatgaaaacatgtggtcggcaccgtggctcaataggctaatcttccgccttgcggcgctggcacactgggttctagtcccggtcggggcgccagattctgtcccggttgcccctcttccaggccagctctctggtatggcccgggagtgcagtggaggatggcccaagtccttgggccctgcacccgcatgggagaccaggaaaagcacctggcttctggctttggatcagcgcgatgcgccggccacggcggccattggagggtgaaccaatggcaaaaggaagacctttctctctgtttctgtctctcactgtccactctgcctgtcaaaaagaaaaaaaaaagaaaagatgtgtttgtgtgtgtttctctctcttccttccacagaaactttcgaaatgataaatttgaaaaaaaaaatataatgaaaatagactgacagtttcttaaaaacacacacctaccataagttgcagcctttccatttctgggtatttagggaagcaccacctgacacatcccagggcactccctggcaggaaacagggatcagaaatggagccaggcactccagaaggggatgtgcttgtcccaagcagcatcttcatggctgggctaaacacctgcctggtcaaattactttcactcacccatcagtgagcaagtgttcctttttctccacatcttttccaacaattactgcagtcagtcatttttctgggaccagagtagtttctaatagtgaacacttccaacagggatggagaagagtactccagaggttgggggaagtcctcctgtgcactcccaacccacaatgagacttgtgaactggaaggagacacccctgagtcaaacgacagatccatggtgcccaatgctcaccctgttgactttattttggatacaccacacccacttccatgcctatgcctccttgggccacctctccctccttcctttattctcatattcaagaccaacaattggccaccaggctcctacccaaatgccctggccacacacatacctcaagaacgcctttgctggcaccttggctcacctgtttgacccacccaaggaacccctttacaggtaacttaattctctgtctctattcataggatcttacccagccatatggcctgctgcctctgccaatttaaacatactatcgaggttgtctgcaacaccgtcaagcttcactgtgacaatgaatgcctgccaaatacgacacattgccgtgagtcggaacttcctgaggatctttttttaatatttatttgttttaaatttcttattttaaaattttagggtcaagtttaaagtaacaatgtaattaattgctgaatttttattcattcattcagatttaaactccctaaattgctacactgctcccttgctgaaagtcaggttcgcaatcaccgctatgtaatttaataacatagttaccgctatgtaatttacatatgcacaaaggatcatggaaaagaggtggaaggggaaggaagcaatgttgggaaccacacacgtggtgttctgtgctcttgggtgctttgcttttcaatgataactcatttgcacacagtctataaactggttttctacgtgttgggcctcaagggccctctgtcttatagaacaggtctacactgctcaccgcggttgtttgtttttgcacttgtataaaagagtacaagtgatgctgttttatttggagccggggagtttctggttccataaccagaaatggctgcctggctcctctgatggagtcggaaggctcctccatgcacttgtagactgtccaactctgaacctgctctgagtctcacgcttttctatccacagaacactcgggtaattttaagtatccttctgtagatgagggttattaccactgatgtcgtgacttccaaaatgtgaccgctttcttccttagacagcttgaattcggatctcagtcagggatctgaggcattagcacagtgataactgtatacccatctacacagtgttgctcaccttccagaccagtttcctaccaattatattattcccttcgtctcaagaggtgagaaggacaagcattgttaatctccctttacaagggtgggaaagaacacactgaggtgaggagcaaggccccttggcttgaccatCTCTGCCCTCGctccccttacatgcctatcttttgccatggacacctgtgatggcagcaagaacatagggccacagggagggagggagggagggaggaagccttgggctccctcagcatgaggcaggactgtggaatgatgtggctgagaagcaggggcagagccacagaaggggcagctgggtggggccatttgtcctccagccttattctaagcctggagtggttggtcattggaaaccaatgaaataatactgatcatagttactgctttttaacactgcgaactcttctgaatgccactctcaaaaatatctttttctcctttattgttgccatttcataggtttgagtttggttttacttttctctctaaagtctcaatggtaccccaaatattggatttgactcctaatttaattgatcagagtgtagggctgtggactgacataaagctgtcccatcagtcttccgtaccaaaaagcagtctcttctttttttgacagttgaagaagcatctatagggaacccaaagggggcattcatgaagatattgcaagcccggaagaacaacaccagcaagcagctgactattgagccagggaacccagtatcagagagaaacagcgtggacttcccaggccgtatgagtgaacagcgggacttcaacaatgaaagtgacattattagtgcactgaattacatactgccttatttctcagaggaaaatctacaaaatgtagaatcaacattattaccattcattacactgcttttttcaaatgtgcaagatagagataagtccctgagctacgtgaaaacccacataaggaggccctctcatccttacagaaataagttgagaaagctctattttctacagaatttgttagatgaagaaattcaagaaaaaatcgatgaggttaagaaggaagaaaaggccatgcttatgcagcctatcctgttaggtcctcaatttaaccctcaaatcctccaaaagaaatcagaaactgccccgtcacaggagaacagcctggcaaccatgccaagtgtggggtacaggctgcagagagtgaaaaaagtcatcaaggggccaaagggcttacgggaaaggcacctccaggagatgaggaagagcctcgggaggagacggggcacctggccctttgcggagagcattgggggaagaaggcttgggagagcaggctccagggagctgaaggagcttcaagtggctcagaggcccaggcaggtggccggaaactccttgcacacggagcccttgctcacaaaggaacgtgaggctgcagcctcctctttcctgaagaaacacatcctgggcaggccttctacctcccctgcaaaatctctctctgagatcaacaacaaaggaaaagacttaacctacaccatttttgtcttagaagatgccaatgctagagctaaaaataaggcggcagggaaaccaatctgGCATTCCAGACAAAATTACTGCTTTCACAAAACtcgctctcacctggtcctccgaacccccaaggccaaactgagtcggaagttcagaaggaaaaattccctcaacaggctgacggctgggaagaggcctccgttccctgcactgcggagtctcataaactccccctccggagaggctttctcatcccctggaggcctgcattctcaggggagtcctcctctgagagaaccttctatagaagacactagggaggaaaaccattccggaGGTCGTGTTTTTGAAGAAAACGTTTTGCCAGAAAACAccactgcacatgaagaaacgctccctggcgacaaaatgcacacagatccttcagctacagattctgctgggaccgagttcgacctaatgccgactgtggaccaaaccaaggaaacacagtgggaataccccagcgagggcactgaagcccccaccacgcccgcaggcttcacctaccccgtgatgctgtcccaggggcaacagtttgaaattcagctgaatccgcagctacagtccctcatccccaacacggacatgaaaaagctcatttctcacgtcatccgcactctgaaaatggactgctctgaggcccaggtgcaactgccctgtgccaagctcacctccaaaacaggcatcctgatgaagctcctcagtgagcagcaggaagaaaagatagccaaggaagaatgggacgcagagcagtggaggaccgagacctatatcaatgagagtacagaagccccgagtggacagaaagagcaggagtcgagtaaggtgaggacaggagacctgcactttcccatcacttaggagaccccacgcgggaagaccaggggctcccagtccagatcccttggctctctgagccctggtcttcccactccttgaatgtcccacctgaatcgcctgactcgctcacacccatggcagaccctggcggctttgatgacctggggtcttctgctccctcccgggtgctgacctcgcctcaagagtccactgtgagtttgcttcctttttctggaaCTGCCCCCAGAGCCAGAACAGCTTGCTGTTCCAAAGCAGTATTTCAATAGGCTGACTCGACAACAGAGGCTACCAGAGGCGATTCCCGTGCTAGACGGGGATCAGGATCAGCCTCCGGCTCTGCCTCCTCGACTGGAAGGAAATGCTCACCAGTCATTGGAAGCACTCGTTCCGCCTCTAGACAGTCTTCACAAGGAAACAAGTTGATTGTTTCACCCCTGACCCCCAAGAAAGATCTAGCTCGGCGTCAACGGCTTCCTAAGGTTGTTGTTGGAACTCCAGACAAAGCGGCCAAGCTTCAGGGTCAAAATCAAGTTTTGCTGGCTGACTATGGGGTCTATCCTGGTGGTTTTCCTACAGAATCCCAGGAGAACCCAGGAGAACCTGCACAGCCCTCTGAGCAGGCTGAACCATCTCAATTCCTGATGgaaggccagactcaaaatccagagactcaggagcccatccaatcctcctctgcacagcaagaagaacaagctccgcctccacagcccgttgaaccagatgaactttcttcaccccagcaagagggcccaggtgcagacCTGCAGCAGCCCGAGGAAGAAGCATCTCCGTTGCAGCAGGAGGCCCCCGCTCAGAATCCATTTGCTACTGCAGAAGTAGTAGGTCAGGCATCAGTGTATCATGATCCTaacactccatcctcacctcagattgtagctctccaagcaaacttccccagcgtcacactgaaacctgcagacacggagctgacagaagcctcaggggcaggtgaggaagttcagtctactccaagcacggagcaggctccagctcagcctctggggcatcctgagggagtgggactcccctcagcccaacaagaggccccagtgcagactccggacttccctgggagggtggaatcttggactcaagagggtctagctcagacctcagatctccctgaggagactggacctttctctacccaaaacgatgccacagctcagccctcagagtatgctgaggaagtcagcccatctgtagcccagcagggggccccagctcagcctccaggcctgcctgtgaaCACTGAATATTCCTCCAGCAATCAGGAGCAGCCTGCTCAGCCTTCTGAGTCTCCTGAGATCGAACCTTCTAGAAGCCAACTGGAAGCCCCGGAGAAGCCTTCGGCACTCCCTGTGGAAGTCAAATCTCCAGTACAGCAAGATCCCTGAGCTCAAGCGCTAGAATCTCCTGAAGAGACTATCATAGCTCAGACTCCACAGATTCAGAAGGGGACGGACTGGTCTCCAGATCAGAATCAAGTTCACCGTTATAACCTGCCCAACGTGACCATCAAGCCTGCAGATGTGGCGCTGACCATAACTCCGGAGCCTACCATGGAGCGGGACTCTTCTCCAGCgcagcaggagggctctgctcagacTCCGGGCCCTCCTGTGGAGACAGAACCCTATATCAGTGAGCAGGAGCAACCAATGCGGCCCTCTGAGTCTTCTGAGGGGGTTGAATCttctggaaagaagacagaagtcccagcccagcttccaagtCCTCACACAGTGACCATTTTACCTCCAGGTCACCATCAAGTTCAGCAGTACGACTTGCCCAATGTGACTACTAAACCTCCAGACCTGCAGCTGACCCTAACACCAAAACCTGC encodes:
- the LOC138846275 gene encoding leucine-rich repeat-containing protein 37A2-like, which codes for MQFLHNVNLNRNPLKNVEDSYLFKLPALKYLDLGTTQVPLTTVENILMMTLQLENLILPSHMACCLCQFKHTIEVVCNTVKLHCDNECLPNTTHCLEEASIGNPKGAFMKILQARKNNTSKQLTIEPGNPVSERNSVDFPGRMSEQRDFNNESDIISALNYILPYFSEENLQNVESTLLPFITLLFSNVQDRDKSLSYVKTHIRRPSHPYRNKLRKLYFLQNLLDEEIQEKIDEVKKEEKAMLMQPILLGPQFNPQILQKKSETAPSQENSLATMPSVGYRLQRVKKVIKGPKGLRERHLQEMRKSLGRRRGTWPFAESIGGRRLGRAGSRELKELQVAQRPRQVAGNSLHTEPLLTKEREAAASSFLKKHILGRPSTSPAKSLSEINNKGKDLTYTIFVLEDANARAKNKAAGKPIWHSRQNYCFHKTRSHLVLRTPKAKLSRKFRRKNSLNRLTAGKRPPFPALRSLINSPSGEAFSSPGGLHSQGSPPLREPSIEDTREENHSGGRVFEENVLPENTTAHEETLPGDKMHTDPSATDSAGTEFDLMPTVDQTKETQWEYPSEGTEAPTTPAGFTYPVMLSQGQQFEIQLNPQLQSLIPNTDMKKLISHVIRTLKMDCSEAQVQLPCAKLTSKTGILMKLLSEQQEEKIAKEEWDAEQWRTETYINESTEAPSGQKEQESSKVRTGDLHFPIT